A single genomic interval of Lewinellaceae bacterium harbors:
- a CDS encoding FtsX-like permease family protein encodes MAYLEQFMMVQGRFLNDGDDHLLQKNAVIGTLVKEELFGKNEDAVGKEINIGGIVYKVIGVYYDKEGERSLRDIYIPITLAQRVYQGTEYVNNIWFSTAQVDLDQAKSLENRIRRMMSAKYLFDPEDVRAMWISNALEEYQHFQNLFAGIKAFLWFVGLGSLLAGVIGVSNIMLIIVKDRTREIGVRKALGATPGSIVNMILSESIFITLMAGYIGMILGLMVLYFASSIQSEFFRQPEIHLGVGLLAIVILTIAGALAGWVPARQASRINPVIAMKAR; translated from the coding sequence ATGGCTTACCTGGAGCAATTCATGATGGTTCAGGGCAGGTTTCTTAATGATGGCGATGACCATTTATTACAGAAAAATGCAGTTATCGGGACACTGGTCAAGGAAGAGTTGTTTGGTAAAAATGAAGATGCCGTAGGAAAGGAAATCAACATCGGAGGAATTGTCTACAAAGTCATTGGCGTCTATTACGATAAGGAAGGTGAGCGCTCCTTACGGGATATTTACATCCCAATCACCCTGGCACAGCGCGTATATCAGGGCACTGAATACGTCAACAACATCTGGTTCTCTACGGCACAGGTGGATCTGGATCAGGCCAAGTCTCTGGAAAACCGCATCCGCCGGATGATGTCAGCCAAATACCTGTTTGATCCGGAAGATGTGCGTGCGATGTGGATCTCCAATGCCCTGGAAGAATACCAGCACTTCCAGAACCTGTTTGCGGGCATTAAAGCCTTCTTATGGTTCGTAGGATTAGGCAGTTTACTGGCCGGTGTCATCGGAGTCAGTAACATCATGCTGATCATTGTTAAAGACCGCACCAGGGAGATCGGGGTCCGAAAAGCATTGGGAGCAACCCCCGGGTCCATAGTCAATATGATCCTGTCTGAGTCGATATTTATCACGCTCATGGCCGGTTATATTGGTATGATCCTCGGGCTGATGGTACTGTATTTTGCCAGCAGCATCCAATCGGAATTTTTCCGGCAACCGGAAATCCATCTGGGTGTTGGATTGTTGGCCATCGTCATCCTGACCATCGCAGGCGCATTAGCCGGCTGGGTTCCTGCCCGGCAGGCATCCCGTATTAATCCTGTAATCGCTATGAAAGCTAGATAA
- a CDS encoding ABC transporter permease, giving the protein MIDLDKWNEIFESIKRHKLRTALTALGVFWGIFMLVILLGAGQGLQNGIEFQFEGDATNSIRISGGWTSKAYRGLPKGRRIYLNNEDIAILQRDFPEVENISGRVFLQGNQ; this is encoded by the coding sequence ATGATCGATCTGGACAAATGGAATGAAATCTTCGAGAGCATCAAACGCCACAAGCTGCGTACCGCGCTGACAGCCCTGGGTGTATTCTGGGGTATTTTTATGCTGGTCATCCTCCTTGGCGCCGGACAAGGCCTGCAAAATGGCATCGAATTCCAGTTTGAAGGTGATGCAACCAACAGCATCCGGATATCCGGTGGCTGGACTTCTAAAGCCTACAGAGGCCTCCCAAAGGGGCGCCGTATTTACCTGAATAATGAAGACATCGCGATCCTGCAGCGCGATTTTCCGGAAGTGGAGAATATTTCCGGCAGGGTCTTTCTACAGGGAAATCAATAA
- a CDS encoding ABC transporter ATP-binding protein — protein MIVLRDIRKAYATEFTRLEVLKGIDLTIGDGEYVSIMGSSGSGKSTLLNILGILDDYDSGTYHLDNTLISKDLSQKEAAFYRNRFIGFVFQSFNLLNFKTAQENVALPLYYQKINRKERADLAMHHLEQVGLADWATHFPNQMSGGQQQRVAIARALATNPKVILADEPTGALDSTTSHEVMEIFDRVNSEGKTLILVTHEMDIAHRTKRIIHIKDGLILNEGL, from the coding sequence ATGATTGTACTGCGTGATATACGCAAGGCCTACGCCACGGAATTTACCCGGCTAGAGGTCTTGAAAGGAATTGATTTGACGATAGGCGATGGTGAGTACGTGTCTATTATGGGCTCGTCAGGATCGGGTAAGTCTACCCTGCTGAACATTTTAGGGATCCTGGATGACTATGACAGTGGCACCTACCATCTGGATAACACCCTGATTTCCAAAGATCTTTCACAAAAAGAAGCTGCCTTCTACCGCAATCGTTTCATCGGTTTTGTATTCCAGTCATTCAATTTACTGAATTTCAAAACAGCACAGGAAAATGTCGCCCTTCCGCTGTATTACCAGAAAATAAACCGCAAAGAGCGCGCCGATCTGGCAATGCACCACCTGGAACAAGTCGGTCTGGCTGACTGGGCCACCCACTTCCCCAATCAAATGTCCGGAGGACAACAACAGCGGGTAGCGATAGCACGGGCACTGGCAACTAATCCCAAAGTTATCCTGGCTGACGAACCCACCGGGGCACTTGACAGCACAACATCCCATGAGGTCATGGAGATCTTCGACCGGGTCAATTCAGAAGGGAAAACGTTGATCCTGGTAACCCATGAGATGGACATTGCCCATCGTACAAAACGCATCATCCACATCAAGGATGGGTTGATCTTAAACGAAGGCTTATGA
- a CDS encoding CHAD domain-containing protein, whose protein sequence is MEDGTPKTVTERWTELVKSTLHEIQLHLGNLQGDLDVKTVHQLRLAIKRLRVLLAVLRQTDAGRKRTETLQKAANKLFQTAGVLRDAQVRLALLEGEPALELLLPEAQKHVQKAEKQFKAYLKAFEPSAFNFKKPFQSWLLTLDREVIENAIWYLKLKYLKQIQVRPGQSKSEYLHSIRTALKRLVELHKIRVLIALDERLSEHWETAKSLAQEIGTWHDHHLLDRYMTQAFRNRKQEESHKDRVAHRHEVQNSMRQDLEGKIYTWVRLTRQAFLV, encoded by the coding sequence ATGGAGGACGGAACCCCGAAAACTGTGACGGAAAGGTGGACTGAATTGGTGAAGTCTACGCTTCATGAGATCCAGCTTCATCTTGGAAATTTACAAGGCGATTTGGATGTTAAAACTGTTCATCAGTTACGGTTGGCCATTAAGCGCCTCCGGGTATTACTGGCCGTTCTCAGACAGACCGACGCCGGCCGGAAACGGACCGAGACACTCCAGAAAGCCGCCAATAAATTATTTCAAACTGCCGGAGTCCTGCGGGATGCCCAGGTCCGGCTGGCTTTGCTGGAAGGCGAACCCGCTCTTGAACTTCTGTTGCCGGAGGCACAAAAGCATGTGCAAAAAGCAGAGAAGCAATTCAAGGCATACCTGAAAGCTTTCGAGCCTTCGGCGTTTAATTTTAAAAAACCATTCCAAAGCTGGCTCCTGACCCTCGACCGGGAAGTCATTGAAAACGCCATCTGGTATCTCAAACTCAAATACCTGAAGCAGATCCAGGTCCGGCCAGGGCAATCGAAAAGTGAATACCTGCATTCCATCCGGACAGCGCTCAAACGGCTGGTGGAATTGCACAAGATCCGTGTACTTATCGCACTGGATGAACGGTTATCGGAACATTGGGAAACAGCCAAATCACTGGCCCAGGAAATAGGCACCTGGCATGATCACCATCTTTTGGACCGCTACATGACTCAGGCTTTTCGGAACAGGAAACAAGAAGAATCCCATAAAGATAGAGTGGCACACCGCCATGAAGTACAAAATTCCATGCGCCAGGATCTGGAAGGTAAGATCTATACATGGGTCCGGTTGACCCGCCAGGCATTCCTGGTTTGA
- a CDS encoding carbohydrate binding family 9 domain-containing protein, producing MKAMKNALGLLLGSIVLPLYASTPYPTKSLQAERIQITELTMDGQFNEPFWQTLEWHDDFVQYEPVEKAAPSQRTAFALAYDDNFIYVGFKAFDTSPDSIYHRLTRRDDIDGDFVGVQFDSYFDRRTAFTFVATAAGVKLDFIVSNDGENEDNSWDPTWYVKTSRDQAGWYCEMKIPLTQLRFKKADNQTWGIQVARKLFRKDETIVWQPAAREQAGWVSQFATLDGLTNLEPKLPLEIAPYVVAQADRYKAVPGDPYRNHGATNSLNAGLDGKVGLSNNFTLDFSINPDFGQVEADPSRVNLTTQELFFEEKRLLFIEGKNIFNFPLLFGDGDLGSENLFYSRRIGRRPHYDPSILDGEYIKSPEFTSILGAAKLTGKTEKGLSIGILESLTAEEHASITNSEGDERKETVEPLTNYLVGRVQKDFDSGNTILGGMITSVNRQISQVNLQFLPESAMTGGVDFTHKWNNRTWEFSVSNYFSRLKGDPEAIETVQTSFVHNFQRPDQSYKILDPSKEELTGFGGKALLGKFSGKLRFLAAVAWKSPGLELNDAGYMPEADNLFEVIWVGYRVYKPYKIFRNFSLNFNQWQASDFGFENLGLGGNVNMHTQFTNYWHLSTGMNVNGQALYTAALRGGPALLIPTQYNWWGYISTNDQKPWQLEWEWTQNWSAETYRKGYYESLGFSYRPTKSLQTSINAYFQKNISELQYIDQIPLGEDTRYIFGTIDQNVLGMSLRLNYTITPDLTIQYWGQPFVAAGKYDKLKYITNPQAGEYSQRFHVYQPAEIEEGADYIALHETGAGPSYSIGIPDFNFKEFLSNLVLRWEYKPGSVLYFVWSQNRNDAVSMGQFNFGQDLHSLFTTDARNIFLVKASYRFSR from the coding sequence ATGAAAGCGATGAAGAATGCTCTTGGGCTTCTGTTAGGGAGCATAGTACTGCCATTGTATGCAAGCACCCCATATCCAACAAAATCATTGCAGGCTGAGCGCATCCAAATCACGGAGTTGACTATGGATGGCCAGTTTAATGAGCCTTTCTGGCAGACGCTGGAGTGGCACGATGACTTCGTGCAATACGAGCCGGTCGAAAAAGCAGCTCCCTCCCAACGGACAGCATTTGCCCTGGCTTATGACGACAATTTTATTTACGTAGGGTTTAAGGCTTTTGACACATCTCCGGATAGCATCTATCACCGGCTTACCCGCCGGGATGATATTGACGGCGATTTTGTGGGTGTACAGTTTGATTCCTATTTTGACCGCAGGACGGCATTTACTTTCGTTGCCACGGCTGCGGGAGTCAAACTGGACTTCATCGTAAGCAATGACGGAGAAAATGAGGATAATTCCTGGGACCCAACCTGGTATGTGAAAACATCCCGTGACCAGGCAGGCTGGTATTGTGAGATGAAGATCCCCTTGACTCAGTTGCGGTTTAAGAAAGCAGATAACCAAACCTGGGGTATTCAGGTAGCGCGCAAGTTGTTCCGTAAGGATGAGACCATTGTCTGGCAACCTGCTGCGCGCGAGCAGGCCGGATGGGTATCCCAGTTTGCCACCCTCGATGGATTGACCAATCTTGAGCCTAAGTTGCCACTGGAGATCGCTCCCTATGTCGTGGCACAGGCGGATCGCTACAAGGCAGTTCCCGGTGATCCTTACCGCAACCATGGCGCTACCAATTCACTCAATGCAGGCCTGGATGGCAAAGTGGGATTGTCAAACAATTTTACGCTTGACTTTTCCATCAACCCCGACTTCGGTCAGGTCGAAGCGGATCCATCCCGCGTGAATCTGACCACCCAGGAGTTGTTTTTCGAAGAAAAGCGGTTACTGTTTATAGAAGGAAAAAACATCTTCAATTTTCCATTGCTATTTGGTGACGGAGACCTCGGTTCTGAAAACCTGTTTTACTCACGACGCATAGGCAGGAGGCCGCATTACGATCCCAGTATACTGGACGGCGAATACATTAAATCACCGGAATTCACCTCTATCCTGGGTGCAGCTAAATTAACCGGGAAAACTGAAAAAGGACTCTCCATCGGGATCCTGGAAAGCCTTACCGCTGAAGAGCACGCTTCCATCACCAACAGTGAAGGAGACGAACGCAAGGAAACCGTAGAACCACTGACCAATTATCTGGTCGGTAGAGTACAGAAAGATTTTGACTCTGGGAATACCATTCTGGGTGGGATGATTACCTCTGTCAACCGGCAAATCAGTCAGGTCAACCTGCAATTCCTTCCGGAGAGTGCCATGACCGGAGGTGTGGACTTTACCCATAAATGGAATAACCGTACCTGGGAGTTTTCAGTCAGCAATTACTTCAGCCGTCTAAAAGGTGATCCCGAGGCTATTGAAACGGTCCAGACTTCTTTTGTGCACAATTTTCAGCGCCCGGACCAGAGTTATAAGATCCTGGATCCGAGTAAAGAAGAGTTGACCGGATTTGGCGGCAAAGCCCTGCTGGGAAAATTCAGTGGGAAATTGCGTTTTTTGGCAGCGGTCGCTTGGAAATCACCCGGCCTGGAACTTAATGATGCAGGCTACATGCCGGAAGCGGATAATCTCTTTGAAGTGATCTGGGTAGGCTACCGCGTATATAAACCGTACAAAATCTTCCGCAATTTCTCCCTCAACTTTAATCAATGGCAAGCATCGGATTTTGGATTTGAAAACCTCGGGTTGGGTGGTAATGTAAACATGCACACACAGTTTACCAATTACTGGCATCTGAGCACAGGAATGAATGTCAATGGTCAGGCGCTGTATACGGCGGCACTGCGCGGTGGACCGGCGTTGCTTATTCCGACGCAATACAACTGGTGGGGCTACATTAGTACCAATGATCAGAAACCCTGGCAGCTGGAGTGGGAATGGACCCAGAACTGGAGCGCGGAAACTTATCGCAAAGGCTATTACGAAAGCCTGGGATTCAGCTACCGGCCCACCAAATCCCTGCAGACCAGCATCAACGCTTACTTCCAGAAAAACATCAGCGAACTGCAATACATTGATCAGATACCATTAGGAGAGGATACACGCTACATCTTCGGTACCATCGACCAGAATGTACTGGGTATGTCACTGCGGTTGAATTATACCATCACACCGGACCTCACCATCCAGTACTGGGGTCAGCCCTTCGTAGCAGCCGGCAAATACGATAAGTTGAAATACATCACCAACCCGCAGGCTGGTGAATATTCGCAGCGATTCCATGTGTACCAGCCGGCAGAAATAGAGGAAGGGGCGGACTACATCGCCTTGCATGAGACAGGCGCTGGTCCATCGTATTCTATCGGTATCCCTGACTTTAATTTCAAGGAATTCCTGTCCAACCTGGTACTGCGCTGGGAATACAAACCTGGATCGGTATTGTATTTCGTCTGGTCACAGAACCGCAATGACGCGGTATCGATGGGGCAATTCAATTTTGGCCAGGATCTGCACAGCCTTTTCACGACCGATGCGCGGAATATCTTTCTGGTTAAGGCATCGTACCGGTTCAGCCGCTAA
- a CDS encoding amidohydrolase family protein, translated as MNRVPQIRRNPLWLGIVLLIWGCNTANVSYPDALCLQHIDVLDPETGIKKDQTVVIQNGKILRVADSKLLPLSSDNIIIDGTGKYLIPGLWDAHVHFAFMEDLAPSMFDLFLAYGITSVRDTGGKLSFVQQWRNLSRAKPTEAPRVMIAGPLIDGIPNVYDGSDPDHPPLSVGMHSVAEVHEEVQQLIDAGVDFLKAYEMLTPEEFYEITRMAQAHNLKVTGHVPLSMDVITASNAGLNSMEHLRNLELSCASNSDSLLNARRSMLTDGIHDPGGELRSRIHNAERENAINHYDEHRADSILQVLYKNQTWQIPTLNLASGNILQPFMLPDYQESFAYLPDTIAIEWMSEIEHFKDYQPTEFQKRYTQWFLDMVGKINQEQIPIMAGTDCPIFFQPPGRSLHQELVVLVKAGLTPLEAIRSATLNPARYFGMEKELGSVKENEWADLVVLDANPLDDINNTRKINAVIKQGKYYSREDLDHILDKLKQ; from the coding sequence ATGAATAGAGTACCTCAAATCCGCCGAAATCCATTGTGGTTGGGAATTGTATTACTAATCTGGGGATGTAATACTGCCAATGTATCCTACCCGGACGCCCTCTGTCTGCAACATATTGACGTCCTGGATCCGGAGACCGGCATTAAGAAAGATCAAACCGTAGTCATCCAAAATGGAAAGATCCTGAGGGTAGCCGACAGCAAGCTGCTGCCTTTGTCCTCAGACAATATCATCATAGATGGGACCGGTAAATACCTGATACCCGGCTTGTGGGACGCTCATGTCCATTTTGCTTTTATGGAAGATCTCGCGCCCTCTATGTTTGATCTCTTTTTGGCTTATGGCATCACCAGTGTCCGGGATACGGGTGGAAAATTGAGTTTTGTACAACAATGGCGAAACCTGTCACGGGCTAAACCAACTGAAGCACCGCGCGTGATGATTGCAGGCCCGCTGATCGATGGCATACCCAATGTATACGATGGTAGCGATCCGGATCATCCGCCCTTATCCGTAGGCATGCATTCAGTCGCAGAAGTCCATGAAGAAGTACAACAACTGATCGACGCAGGCGTGGACTTTCTGAAGGCTTATGAAATGCTGACTCCGGAAGAATTCTATGAGATCACCCGGATGGCACAGGCGCACAACCTGAAAGTCACCGGGCATGTACCATTAAGCATGGATGTGATTACCGCCAGCAATGCCGGACTCAATAGCATGGAGCATCTCAGAAACCTGGAACTTTCCTGCGCTTCCAATTCCGATTCATTGTTAAATGCCCGGCGCAGCATGCTCACCGATGGCATACACGATCCCGGAGGAGAATTGCGCAGCCGAATCCATAATGCCGAGCGGGAAAATGCGATCAATCATTATGATGAACACCGGGCTGATTCTATTTTACAAGTCCTGTACAAAAACCAAACCTGGCAAATACCTACATTGAACCTGGCCAGCGGCAACATCCTGCAGCCTTTTATGCTCCCGGATTATCAGGAATCCTTTGCCTATTTGCCCGATACCATCGCCATAGAATGGATGTCAGAAATAGAACATTTTAAAGATTATCAACCTACGGAATTTCAAAAACGATACACCCAATGGTTTCTGGATATGGTCGGAAAGATCAATCAGGAGCAGATCCCAATTATGGCCGGCACCGATTGTCCTATTTTCTTTCAGCCACCCGGCAGGAGTTTACATCAGGAATTGGTGGTACTGGTCAAAGCCGGATTAACACCTTTGGAGGCTATCCGTTCGGCAACCCTGAATCCGGCCAGGTATTTTGGGATGGAAAAGGAGTTGGGTTCGGTGAAAGAGAACGAATGGGCAGACCTGGTGGTCCTTGATGCCAATCCATTGGATGACATCAATAATACCCGGAAAATTAACGCCGTCATCAAACAGGGAAAGTACTACAGCCGGGAAGACCTGGATCATATCCTGGACAAACTGAAACAATAA
- a CDS encoding beta-lactamase family protein: MKYQFPKPICIIPFFLFFLTSILFCYCTHNTPVDISQEITDIENGLLPSIQVAGDTLTQYSMEARMDHYHVPGVSIAVVKDGKMRWARGYGMANTQSGTRVDTSTLFQAGSISKPLAALGALKLVEAGRLDLDADVNNYLKSWKVPDNRFTNQDKVTLRLLLTHSAGMTVHGFPGYAQSDTMPSLVEVLDGKGNTPPIVADTFPGSLWRYSGGGYTVMQQMIEDVSGLPFTSFLDDSILRPLGMHNSTYAQPLIASRHPQASAAYDRSGTLIEGLWHNYPEQAAAGLWTTPADLARYCLAVQGIAGGATGEVLNPGTIRTMLTKHLNDWGLGPALRWDGDSLLFGHGGKNAGFSNNMLASVHQGYGVIVMTNADQGIDLMNEIMRSVSAYYHWGISNPRTVEITKLTDEQLNRLAGSYQLDHQVPDIGDYLVELSIKDGKVIVYDPNNKETNILSPLDEWKFIDVNTGDEVVFAASGKTPGLLQLTWNNQFVFYQTSRMQNSDE; this comes from the coding sequence ATGAAATATCAATTTCCGAAACCTATCTGCATCATTCCGTTTTTTTTGTTTTTCCTGACTTCCATCCTTTTCTGTTACTGCACACACAATACTCCGGTGGATATCTCACAGGAGATCACCGATATCGAAAATGGTCTGTTGCCTTCCATTCAGGTCGCCGGAGACACCTTGACCCAATATTCCATGGAGGCCCGAATGGATCACTATCACGTACCCGGTGTAAGTATTGCAGTCGTTAAAGACGGGAAAATGCGCTGGGCCAGGGGATATGGAATGGCCAACACCCAATCCGGGACACGTGTTGATACATCCACTTTATTTCAGGCGGGTTCGATAAGTAAACCCCTGGCTGCCCTGGGAGCATTGAAACTGGTTGAAGCAGGCAGGCTCGACCTCGATGCCGATGTCAATAATTATCTGAAATCCTGGAAAGTACCCGACAATCGATTCACCAATCAGGACAAGGTGACCCTGAGATTATTGCTTACCCATAGTGCAGGGATGACGGTACATGGTTTCCCTGGCTACGCACAATCGGATACGATGCCATCGCTGGTAGAAGTCCTGGATGGCAAAGGAAACACTCCGCCTATTGTTGCCGACACCTTTCCCGGCAGCCTTTGGCGGTATTCAGGCGGGGGTTATACGGTCATGCAACAAATGATTGAAGATGTCAGCGGACTACCATTTACCAGTTTTTTGGATGATAGTATACTACGGCCTCTGGGTATGCACAACAGCACTTATGCCCAGCCTCTGATTGCTTCCCGGCATCCACAGGCCAGTGCCGCTTATGATCGCAGCGGTACATTAATTGAAGGACTCTGGCACAACTATCCCGAGCAGGCAGCTGCCGGATTATGGACTACCCCTGCCGACCTGGCCCGTTATTGTCTGGCCGTACAAGGCATTGCTGGTGGGGCAACAGGAGAGGTACTTAACCCCGGGACCATTCGCACGATGCTGACCAAACACCTCAATGACTGGGGGTTGGGACCTGCTCTGCGTTGGGATGGCGACTCGCTGTTGTTCGGTCATGGTGGTAAAAATGCCGGCTTTTCCAATAATATGCTGGCGTCCGTCCACCAGGGTTATGGCGTAATTGTAATGACCAATGCCGACCAGGGTATCGATCTTATGAATGAAATCATGCGGTCTGTTTCTGCTTATTATCACTGGGGTATCAGCAATCCAAGGACCGTGGAAATCACCAAACTAACCGATGAGCAACTGAACCGTCTGGCAGGCTCGTACCAATTGGATCACCAGGTACCCGATATTGGCGATTACCTGGTCGAGCTATCCATAAAAGACGGGAAGGTGATTGTTTATGACCCGAACAATAAAGAAACCAATATCCTTTCACCGCTTGATGAATGGAAATTTATCGATGTGAACACCGGCGATGAAGTGGTTTTTGCTGCTTCAGGTAAAACGCCAGGTCTTCTCCAGCTTACCTGGAACAATCAATTTGTATTTTACCAAACAAGCCGTATGCAAAATTCCGATGAATGA
- a CDS encoding VOC family protein, with protein sequence MDDPVHVPFFAPHLYIPAGVTSVDFYIKAFAATELRRFLNDDGSYHVSELAIEGRIFHLHELKKANGQLDPDTADGTTVAIGLFVADVDVVVQAAIQAGARILSPARDYDYGYRQAMIVDPFGHQWLIEMRI encoded by the coding sequence ATGGATGATCCGGTTCATGTTCCGTTTTTTGCTCCCCACCTCTACATTCCTGCGGGTGTAACATCCGTTGATTTTTACATCAAAGCATTTGCTGCTACCGAATTGCGCCGGTTCCTGAATGACGATGGCAGCTATCACGTATCAGAGTTGGCCATAGAAGGCCGGATATTTCATTTGCATGAACTCAAAAAAGCCAACGGTCAACTGGATCCGGATACTGCAGATGGCACCACGGTTGCCATCGGGCTGTTTGTTGCAGACGTGGATGTCGTTGTCCAGGCAGCAATCCAGGCGGGTGCGCGGATCTTGTCTCCGGCCCGTGATTACGATTACGGTTACCGGCAGGCCATGATCGTGGATCCTTTTGGTCACCAGTGGCTGATCGAGATGCGGATCTGA
- a CDS encoding carboxylesterase family protein: MTVKMLLVWGWVCWMIGAEAQTVQTQYGPITGEIDGPVYAFRGIPFAAPPTGDLRWRPTESPQSWTAPLLTTDYPPICPQKHYEQGDTTYTLEGNEDCLYLNVWSPDLTGNYPVMVFIHGGGNQQGSSSEMAGGIALYDGKNLANKGKVVVVTIQYRLGILGYLVHPGLESENAHHTSGNYAVMDQLFALQWVQNNISKFGGNPANVTIFGESAGGVNVGNLLTCTAASGLFHKAIIESAIPLLNAYPAAQSKGVDLVNEFISQGSDEEKIAFMRAVPADELSRTLSNPVQGGVVQQAWQPVLDHYLFSSFPNVAFESGTFNQVPLIIGSNADEMRPGVPPVVTSTQVRALINNVVPAAYRNTALTLYPPGNTNAESKDSYAGILTDGQFTSTTRRTAQCVSLNQQAPVWRYFFSHTNDFPAIKEWGAFHGLELFYVFNNLENSLFALGPWYTDADKAIANNMLTYWTQFAYSGDPNQGTLPAWPVYDAGTDCYLNIGAVSDDTSCGLRTPKCDLWDQVTGFSGCTSSLTGLEIQPELQTGPEIYPNPSAGFIHIKWDEPMLSVRVFDLLGHSLGTYRESSSLDLSYLYPGTYLLILNDGRKQFVRKLNLAR, translated from the coding sequence ATGACTGTAAAAATGCTGCTGGTTTGGGGATGGGTTTGCTGGATGATTGGAGCTGAAGCCCAAACTGTACAGACGCAATACGGCCCCATCACCGGTGAAATAGATGGTCCGGTGTACGCCTTCCGGGGCATTCCTTTTGCCGCTCCGCCGACCGGAGATCTGCGCTGGCGACCGACGGAATCTCCCCAATCGTGGACCGCACCGCTGCTGACAACGGATTATCCGCCAATATGTCCTCAAAAACATTACGAACAGGGCGATACCACCTATACGCTGGAAGGAAATGAAGATTGCCTATACCTCAATGTCTGGAGCCCGGACCTCACAGGAAATTACCCGGTGATGGTCTTCATCCACGGCGGTGGAAACCAGCAGGGCAGCAGCAGCGAAATGGCTGGTGGAATCGCCTTATACGATGGCAAAAACCTGGCTAACAAGGGAAAAGTCGTGGTCGTGACCATTCAATACCGGCTGGGCATCCTGGGTTATCTGGTTCACCCGGGACTGGAGTCAGAAAATGCGCACCATACCTCCGGCAACTATGCGGTAATGGATCAGCTCTTTGCCTTGCAATGGGTGCAAAACAACATCAGTAAGTTCGGGGGCAACCCGGCCAATGTCACCATCTTCGGTGAAAGTGCAGGAGGTGTCAACGTAGGCAATCTGCTGACCTGTACAGCCGCTTCCGGTCTCTTCCATAAAGCCATCATCGAAAGCGCCATTCCGCTGCTCAATGCCTACCCTGCCGCCCAATCCAAAGGTGTCGACCTGGTCAACGAATTCATATCGCAAGGAAGCGACGAAGAAAAAATCGCCTTTATGCGTGCCGTGCCGGCTGATGAACTGAGCCGCACCTTAAGCAATCCTGTGCAGGGTGGTGTCGTTCAGCAAGCCTGGCAGCCGGTACTTGACCATTATCTTTTCTCCAGCTTTCCCAACGTAGCATTCGAGTCAGGCACCTTCAATCAGGTACCACTGATCATTGGATCCAATGCCGACGAAATGCGTCCCGGCGTACCTCCGGTGGTAACCTCCACACAGGTGCGGGCGCTCATCAACAATGTCGTGCCCGCCGCTTACCGAAATACCGCACTGACTTTGTATCCTCCCGGTAATACCAATGCAGAATCGAAGGATTCCTATGCCGGGATCCTGACCGATGGTCAATTTACGTCCACCACACGACGAACCGCCCAATGTGTAAGTCTTAACCAGCAAGCCCCGGTTTGGCGATATTTTTTCAGCCATACCAATGATTTTCCTGCCATCAAAGAATGGGGAGCATTTCATGGCCTGGAGCTCTTTTATGTATTCAACAACCTGGAAAATTCGTTATTCGCTTTAGGCCCCTGGTACACCGATGCGGATAAAGCGATCGCGAACAACATGCTGACTTACTGGACTCAATTTGCTTATAGCGGGGATCCCAATCAGGGCACCCTACCTGCCTGGCCCGTCTACGATGCCGGTACCGATTGCTATCTGAACATCGGGGCTGTATCCGATGATACCTCGTGTGGCTTGCGTACTCCTAAATGTGATTTGTGGGATCAGGTAACCGGCTTCAGTGGATGCACCAGCAGTTTAACGGGTCTTGAAATCCAGCCGGAATTACAGACCGGACCTGAAATTTATCCCAATCCCTCCGCAGGATTTATCCATATCAAATGGGATGAGCCCATGCTTTCCGTACGGGTATTTGACTTATTGGGCCATTCTCTTGGCACTTACCGGGAGTCTTCAAGCCTGGACTTAAGCTATTTATATCCTGGAACATATCTCCTGATCCTGAATGATGGCAGAAAACAATTCGTTCGAAAACTCAATCTGGCGCGGTAA